Genomic DNA from Hemiscyllium ocellatum isolate sHemOce1 chromosome 38 unlocalized genomic scaffold, sHemOce1.pat.X.cur. SUPER_38_unloc_5, whole genome shotgun sequence:
AACTGATCCCCAGTGAAGCTCATGTTTCTCCGGGGAGAGGGTTCTCCTTGTTTCAGTTAGAAATGGCCAACCCCTTCattcacacccctccccccagcaCCCAGAGCAgggggacggggttggggggcagtGGGTCAGTCAGGCTGTGCGCCCCACAGTGACGTTCCGCAGGGGCTCCACGTGGTCAGACCCGAGGGTCCGGTGCAGCGTGATACCCTCGTGctttctgtctctatctctgtctgtctctgtgtctccctgcAGATCGCCAAAACAAGGAGCAGCTCACCCGCAAGGACGCACAGAATttacccccctcactccctcctgcCCCCCcgcttcctcccccacccccaccccaggtgACACAGGATGCAGGCAAGTCCCAGCTCCCGCGGCAAGGCCAGGTGCCCACTGGCAGTGGCCATTCTCCCCGCGGTCCTGGTAGACCGCCTCACCGCAAGGTGGCGTCTCAACCCCTGAGGTCAGGGGTGGGGGCGAGACCCAGGGCCCGAGACCTCGGCCTCTCGCTCCTGCTCAAGCTCCAGCCGCACCCCGGGAGGAGGAGAGGGTCCGGCAGATCCCTGGCGCTGAAGTTGGCCCAGGCTGCGGGGAGGAGGAAGGTTCCCGGGGTGGTCTCCACCTGCAGGAGGAGCCTGCGCTTGCGGAGACCTGGGGGAGGGGGGCTGGGGCCGGTGGGGAGAGGGGCGGGCAGGAGGGGGCCCGGGCGGAGGGGGAGGCCGGCAGGTTCGGGGAGCGTCCGGCCCGGGCGCGGGAGACCACTGCTACCTACAGCGCAGGGGCGCTCGGCTGCCACTCcagcaccatcaccaccacctcctccccctcctgctgctgctgctgctgcccctccctcgccccctccctctccctctccccctccccctcctccagccccatttccctctgctgcccctccccctccccgcgcCGCCGCACCGCCCCTGCGCCAGGCCAAGTACCTGAAGAACATCCGCCAGTTCATCATGCCAGTGGTGAGTGCCCGCTCCTCCCGGCTCATCCGGACGCCCCGGCGGTTCATCGACGATGAGGGTGGGGCCCAGGCGGGTGGGGGCCCTCCCCAGGTCTCCCCCGCCCCCGagcccaccccacctcccccggGCAGGGGTCCCGGGAGACCCCGGCGCTGCGCCACCCCCGCTCTGCGCTGCCCTCCTGCGGCTGACCCCGACCCTCgtgccccagcccctccccctgcTGGGCGCCGCGCCCTCCTGCGGCAGCCCACCTTCACCTGGGGCACCCCTCCCCACCGGGACGACCCCCCCACAGGGGGTTTCGGGGCTTCCCGCCCCTCCCCCTTCAGCCCTGGCCCCGCGCCCGCCTCCCCCTCCCCTGCACCCCAGCCCCCTGCGGAGGTGGCGTCCGCCCCCGAGCCCCGCCCCCCGGAGCAGCCAGCCCACTCCATGAGGACCCGCAGCCGTCGCTCGgagccccttccccctccccctctgcccccCGGACCCCTGCAGACTGAGCTCCGCCCCGTCTCCCCCCGGGGGTCACCACAGGATGGGGGCGTGCAGGCTCCtggctcccctcccccaccccggccGGCCGACAGTGACGGGACCCTCCCCGAGCCCCCCGCCCTccgagaggaggaggaggaggggccgGGCGGTGTGTCGGAGGGAGCCGTGGCTGAGCGGTGCCGGGACAGTGAGACTCAGACGGATGGAGGTCCCAAGGTGGAGAGCCCGGGAGGGGagcgggagcaggagcaggagcaggtccCTGTGCCCCCTCCCGCGGAGCTCAGTAAGGTGACGGAGTTGGAGCTGACCCAGAACCTGGCCAATCACTCCCTGTGTATGTCAGCCATGGACAAACGCATGGTCAACCTTCTCAAGGCAGCCAAGGTGCAGCTCATTAAAATCGACCAACAGAAACACTGGAAGGCCCAGCAGGTAAACTCCCTGActcctgcctgctctctctcactgtctctctctcctgcctgctctctctcactctctctctctctctctctcctgcctgctctctctctgatgcctgccttgtctctctctctctctctctctctctctctctctctcatacactactgcctgctctctctctctcctgcctgctctctctctctcccctgcctgctctctctgtctctctctcctgcctgctctctctctcactcctgcctgctctctctctctgatgtctgccttgtctgtctgtgtctctctctctctcccctgcctgctctctctgtctctctctctctcccctgcctgcgcgcgcgctctctctctctctctctcccccctgccttctctctctctctttctctctctctctctctccctgcctgctctctctgtctcccctgcctgctctctctgtctcccctgcctgctctctctgtctcccctgcctgctctctctgtctcccctgcctgctctctctgtctcccctgcctgctctctctctctctcccctgcctgctctctctctcactactgtctgctctctctctctctctcctgcctgctctctctctctctctgtcccttgcctgctctctctgtctcccctgcctgctctctctttctctctctctctctctctgtcccccgcctgctctctctgtctcccctgcctgctctctctttctctctctctctctctctctctctcccccccccacctgctctctctgtctcccctgcctgctctctctctctctctctctctctcccccctgcctgctctctctgtctcccctgccTGCTGTTGCTCTCCACTTGGCTCTGTCTCACTCATGCCCCCTCCACTTGTTCTCTCTACAGCAGCTGACTTTGCAACCTGCCCGTGATGTGAAGGTTCCTGTGAAAGAGGAGGTGCTGATGATGGACAAGTCTGACACTGACAGCGAGcaggaggatgtggaagccaTGAAACGCAAACTTGGCCCAGATTCTCCACTGGCTCACGAGAAAAGACCCCGAGTCGAGgtatggggctgggggggaaagAAGGGGAGGATAACCGGGAGCGCACACTACCCACATACTCAATGCACCCCCCGCACCATCCAAACTCCTCCCCACCGCCTGACACACTCCCCTGGGgtatcccccctgtaaatactgacacactccctggggattctcccctgtaaatactgacacactccccctgggGTATCCCCCTGTAAATAccgacacactccccggggattcccccctgtaaataccgatacactccccggggattcccccctgtaaatactgacacacaccccctGGGGTatccccccctgtaaatactgacacaatccccagggactcccccctgtaaatactgtcacactcccCGGGGagtcccccctgtaaatactgacacactccccgggatatccccctgtaaatactgacacactcaccggggactcccccctgtaaatactgacacactccccctggggtatcccccctgtaaatactgacacactccccagggactcccccctgtaaatactgacacactgaccggggattccccctgtaaatactgacacactccccctggggtatcccccctgtaaatactgacacactccccctgggGTATTCCCCCTGTAAATACCGACACATTCCCTGGGgtatcccccctgtaaatactgacacactccccgtgGGGTATCCccgtgtaaatactgacacactccccggggacccccccccccgaaaatactgacacactcccactgGGgtatcccccctgtaaatactgacacactccccggggattcccccctgtaaatactgacacactccccgggattcccccctgtaaatactgacacactccccggggattcccccctgtaaatactgacacactccccccagggattcccccctgtaaatactgacacactccccggggattcccccctgtaaatactgacacactccccggggactcccccatgtaaatactgacacactccccctgggGTATCCCCCctgcaaatactgacacactccccccgggattcccccctgtaaatactgacacactccccccggggattcccccctgtaaatactgacacactccccccagggattcccccctgtaaatactgacacactccccggggattcccccctgtaaatactgacacactccccggggaatcCCCCCTGTaactactgacacactccctggggactcccccctgtaaatactgacacactccccggggactcccccctgtaaatactgacacactccccggggattcccccctgtaaatactgacacactccccctggggattcccccctgtaaatactgacacactccccccagggattcccccctgtaaatactgacacactccccggggacacccccctgtaaatactgacacactccccgggattcccccctgtaaatactgacacactccccggggttTCCTctgccactccctcccccacccccctccccctctccccctctccccgttccccctccctccctctgtctctgttacCAGCAGGAATTGATCTCtgcctcccttccctcccttgtcCTCGTTCTCTCCGGCAGATCCCGACCACTCAGGGCCCACGGATCAAGCATGTGTGTCGGCGTGCCGCTGTGGCGTTGGGTAAGCCGCGGGCGATGGTTCCTGTCGATATCCCGCGGCTCAGTGCCCTGCCAATGCACGAGCGAGGGAGCATCGTGACCACCCCGATGGACGGTGAGTGAGTGACAGTCACCAGGCGCTGTCGGGATTCCCGCTGCTTGGGGAGGGGGACCTGTTTCTCTCCTCACCTGGCCCTTTTCACAACCCCATCAACGTCCCTTTCaccccccccatctctccccaCTTCAACCTcagctctcttccccccccccatctatcttccgcatctctctctctcttcaccccatttctctctctcttccccatctctctcgtttcccccatctctctttctGCTCCTCTATCTCCTCATGCCTTtcttctcctccctccctcttgctCTCTCCACTTTCTCACTCTGCTGCCCCTCCCCCTtccaacccctctctctccctctccatcatcGCATCTccacatctctctccctcttcccatctctctctcctcccctgtcctttcctctacatcccacATATTCTATctatcccgctctctctctctctctttcccacagtGTGTGCCCTCCTTCTCCATCACGCCTGTTTCCATTCTCCTTCGCAAATGATCTCTCACGCACTTGATCTCTCTTCTTCACTCAcaatccctctccctcactctcaatctctctttcttgccctcgatctctctctccctcgccctcgatctctctcgcgctcttgatctctctctcgcgctctcgatctctctcctgtctcttgGTATCTCTTCCTCGCCCTCGATCTCTCCCCCTTGCCCTCGATCTCTCCCCCTTGCCCTCGATCTCTCCCCCTTGCCCTCGATCTCTCCCCCTTGCCCTCGATCTCTCCCCCTTGCCCTCGATCTCTCCCCCTTGCCCTCGATATCTCTCCCTCgccctcgatctctctctccctcactctcgaactctccctcgctctcgatctctccctcgccctcgatctctctccctcaccctcgatcactctccctcgccctcgatctctctccctcaccctcgatctctctccctcgccctcgatctctctccctcgccctcgatctctctccctcgccctccatctctctccctcgccctcgccctcgatctctctccctctccctcgccctcgatctctctccctcgccctcgccctcgatctctctccctcgccctcgaTGTCGCACTCACCCCCCccgttcctctctctcccaccccgtTCCAGCCGATACCTCCTCCTCAGAGCCGGAGAGCCCACTGCCGGTGATCTCGGTGGTGAAGACGGAGCGGGAGGTGGAAGAGGTGCCGGAAGTGACCGCGCCTGCGCTGCCGCCTcctgtggaggaggaggaggaagccaAGCCGCCGCTTGCCATGGGCCAGCCCAAACGCCGGGGGAACCGGTGTGGCAGCTGCAAGGGCTGCCGGAACCTGGCCGACTGTGGCAAGTGTGTCAACTGCCTGGACAAGCCTAAATTCGGGGGCCGTAACACCAAGAAACAGTGCTGTGTGTAAGTACCCGCTCGCTGGCGTGACGTGGATCCATTCTCCCGGAGACCGCAGGTTCGCCAACGGTACAGGCAGCTCCGGGGAGACAAGGCTGGAGACGGGGGACAGAGGCCGACAGAGggcacccaggttacagtgtacaGGGGGTGTGCTCGGCGA
This window encodes:
- the LOC132808784 gene encoding LOW QUALITY PROTEIN: histone-lysine N-methyltransferase 2B-like (The sequence of the model RefSeq protein was modified relative to this genomic sequence to represent the inferred CDS: deleted 1 base in 1 codon) is translated as MAGTGPAPMAVAGARCRFPGRPCDRRRWAARRRRWAAAGAGGEAPAAAQAPAPAQAPGSSCLRLQAGLRRFHQLFGGGDSEEEEEEAEEFPGFASDDDLLTSPLRLALRSQKNRQNKEQLTRKDAQNLPPSLPPAPPLPPPPPPQVTQDAGKSQLPRQGQVPTGSGHSPRGPGRPPHRKVASQPLRSGVGARPRARDLGLSLLLKLQPHPGRRRGSGRSLALKLAQAAGRRKVPGVVSTCRRSLRLRRPGGGGLGPVGRGAGRRGPGRRGRPAGSGSVRPGRGRPLLPTAQGRSAATPAPSPPPPPPPAAAAAAPPSPPPSPSPPPPPPAPFPSAAPPPPRAAAPPLRQAKYLKNIRQFIMPVVSARSSRLIRTPRRFIDDEGGAQAGGGPPQVSPAPEPTPPPPGRGPGRPRRCATPALRCPPAADPDPRAPAPPPAGRRALLRQPTFTWGTPPHRDDPPTGGFGASRPSPFSPGPAPASPSPAPQPPAEVASAPEPRPPEQPAHSMRTRSRRSEPLPPPPLPPGPLQTELRPVSPRGSPQDGGVQAPGSPPPPRPADSDGTLPEPPALREEEEEGPGGVSEGAVAERCRDSETQTDGGPKVESPGGEREQEQEQVPVPPPAELSKVTELELTQNLANHSLCMSAMDKRMVNLLKAAKVQLIKIDQQKHWKAQQQLTLQPARDVKVPVKEEVLMMDKSDTDSEQEDVEAMKRKLGPDSPLAHEKRPRVEIPTTQGPRIKHVCRRAAVALGKPRAMVPVDIPRLSALPMHERGSIVTTPMDADTSSSEPESPLPVISVVKTEREVEEVPEVTAPALPPPVEEEEEAKPPLAMGQPKRRGNRCGSCKGCRNLADCGKCVNCLDKPKFGGRNTKKQCCVWRKCDKIERKRQERLANVRKRSRITLLPAIDTRPVMGKDDEEWLPDTQGYAAYEYMLEAAVEEVQVKNGDTSLNPVEGLGADTQLQRKSIRRTARQWSYYALFEESDLSDSENDLQSLMGDQGRLKPLQLKCRKSREKEKPVLLSKQEQLALSPLSPFTTNNTGRQKGLSDGVHRIRVDFKEDCSIENVWLMGGLSVLSSVPFCPRVLCLLCASQGHHEMVYCQVCCEPFHSFCLDERERPNAEQKETWCCRRCKFCHVCGRKSKSSKHLLDCNKCRATYHSACLGPSYPNRPSKKRQTWVCPKCVRCKSCGATTPGRSWDAEWSYDFTLCNDCANLFEKGNYCPICTKCYEDNDYESKMMQCSKCDHWVHAKCEGISPVLTLLSSEKGRCTRHVNPWFFSTDAAGPAELLQHSLIPSPLGFLCWVPSLFAGGDGRVKDWDGYLGFSDEMYEILSNLPDNIVYTCLPCMEGKPAEWQEVVTSELLSGIRQVLTGLVTSRLTAHTPHPKG